From [Clostridium] symbiosum, a single genomic window includes:
- a CDS encoding ATP-binding protein, translating into MKRLRRKLKRSVSMKVPLLFCFLLVTLMPLLIQARFLAGFFRQSQIEESMIEAQSKCLMLANKMVTLDYINNPSNNPGLEAEMNVTADLFNGRIIVIDSSFKIIKDTFDLTKGKTSVVEEVLRSFEGETINRRNKKKDYFYLTLPVYSKADAKKVEGVLLMTASTESMALLESQVMHKAGFLQFVLLCFVIAVDFLAASFLMKPFRKLQERLNLVSEGNLDQDIQVEDYKETKGISDAVSQTLKKLKAVDQSRQEFVSNVSHELKTPITSIRVLADSLMGMEDAPVELYKEFMADISDEIDREGKIIDDLLSLVKMDKSSPDMNIASVSINALMEQILKRLRPIAKRRNIELVFESQREVTADIDEVKLSLALSNLVENAVKYNREDGWVHVVLDADHKFFYVKVIDNGIGIPQEFQEHVFERFYRVDKARSRETGGTGLGLAITKNIVILHQGAIKLQSKEGEGTTFTVRIPLNYIP; encoded by the coding sequence ATGAAGAGACTGAGAAGGAAATTAAAGCGTTCCGTAAGCATGAAGGTGCCGCTGCTTTTCTGTTTCCTGCTGGTGACTCTGATGCCGCTTCTCATTCAGGCCAGGTTTCTGGCCGGATTTTTCCGTCAGAGCCAGATTGAGGAGAGCATGATAGAGGCGCAAAGCAAATGCCTGATGCTTGCCAACAAGATGGTGACCCTGGATTATATCAACAATCCGTCCAACAATCCCGGCCTGGAGGCCGAGATGAATGTGACGGCGGATTTGTTTAACGGGCGTATCATAGTCATTGACAGCAGCTTTAAGATAATTAAAGACACGTTTGATCTGACCAAGGGAAAAACGAGTGTTGTGGAGGAGGTTCTGCGCTCATTTGAGGGAGAAACCATAAACCGGCGCAACAAAAAGAAGGATTATTTCTATCTGACCCTTCCGGTCTATTCCAAGGCGGATGCCAAGAAGGTGGAGGGAGTCCTCCTGATGACGGCCTCCACGGAGAGTATGGCCCTTCTGGAAAGCCAGGTCATGCATAAAGCGGGATTTCTGCAGTTTGTGCTTCTGTGCTTTGTGATTGCGGTGGATTTTCTGGCGGCATCGTTCCTTATGAAACCGTTCAGAAAGCTTCAGGAGAGGCTGAACCTCGTCTCGGAGGGGAATCTCGACCAGGATATCCAGGTGGAAGATTACAAAGAGACAAAGGGCATATCCGACGCGGTCAGCCAGACACTGAAAAAGTTAAAGGCTGTGGATCAGTCCAGACAGGAGTTTGTATCCAATGTTTCCCATGAGCTTAAGACGCCGATCACCTCAATACGGGTGCTGGCGGATTCGCTGATGGGGATGGAAGACGCTCCGGTGGAACTGTATAAGGAATTCATGGCGGATATCTCGGATGAGATCGACCGCGAGGGCAAGATTATCGACGATCTTCTTTCGCTTGTTAAGATGGATAAATCCTCACCGGATATGAATATTGCATCCGTTTCCATCAATGCGCTGATGGAACAGATTTTAAAGCGTCTGAGGCCGATTGCCAAGAGGCGTAATATTGAGCTGGTATTTGAGAGCCAGAGAGAGGTTACGGCCGATATCGACGAGGTAAAACTGTCGCTGGCCTTAAGCAACCTGGTGGAAAATGCGGTCAAGTACAACCGTGAGGATGGCTGGGTCCATGTGGTCCTGGACGCGGATCACAAATTCTTTTATGTAAAGGTAATTGACAACGGAATCGGGATTCCTCAGGAGTTCCAGGAGCACGTGTTTGAGCGTTTCTACAGGGTGGATAAGGCGCGTTCAAGGGAGACGGGCGGAACCGGCCTGGGCCTGGCGATTACAAAAAATATTGTAATCCTGCACCAGGGGGCGATCAAGCTCCAGAGTAAAGAAGGGGAGGGAACCACATTTACGGTCCGCATTCCTCTTAATTACATTCCGTAA
- a CDS encoding GerMN domain-containing protein has product MKRLFCLMAALLLCLGISGCGREEKIAGPEKGSYRIYYLNPSRTKLASVEYKTETTDQETLIGELAGQLLEAPDNPDYQAALGEKVILLDMRKEDNVLYLNFNKDYTAMKATREILCRAAMAKTFTQVDGIDYISINCDGQPLLDHQGSPVGAFSASDFAESISDVNSFERVELKLYFANEKKDMLVEETREVVHNVNTSLERLVVEQLIAGSQAGNSPVLPKDTRILNVSLTDNTCYVNLDSTFINGEVEAADYIPVYALVNSLTELQTVNKVQITVNGSANVMYRNAISLSTPLEREKKYIVAEK; this is encoded by the coding sequence TTGAAACGATTATTTTGCCTTATGGCGGCTCTTTTATTGTGTCTTGGAATTTCAGGATGCGGGCGGGAGGAGAAAATTGCCGGGCCGGAAAAAGGCAGTTACCGGATTTATTATCTGAATCCCTCCAGGACAAAGCTTGCCAGCGTGGAGTATAAAACGGAAACGACCGATCAGGAGACATTGATCGGAGAATTGGCGGGACAGCTTTTAGAGGCTCCGGATAACCCGGATTACCAGGCTGCACTGGGAGAAAAGGTAATACTTCTGGATATGAGAAAAGAGGACAATGTCCTCTACCTGAATTTTAATAAAGATTATACGGCGATGAAGGCGACGAGGGAGATTCTGTGCCGTGCGGCGATGGCAAAGACCTTTACCCAGGTGGACGGAATCGATTATATCAGCATCAACTGCGACGGACAGCCGCTCCTCGATCACCAGGGCAGCCCGGTGGGGGCATTTTCAGCCTCCGACTTCGCGGAGAGCATCTCTGACGTGAACTCCTTCGAGAGAGTGGAGCTGAAGCTCTATTTTGCCAACGAAAAGAAAGATATGCTGGTGGAGGAGACAAGGGAAGTCGTCCACAATGTCAACACCTCCCTGGAGAGACTCGTGGTAGAGCAGCTGATCGCTGGTTCACAGGCGGGAAATTCGCCCGTGCTGCCAAAGGACACCAGGATTCTGAACGTGTCTTTGACGGATAATACCTGCTATGTAAATCTTGACAGTACTTTTATAAACGGCGAGGTGGAGGCGGCAGATTATATTCCGGTCTACGCGCTGGTCAACTCGCTGACGGAACTTCAGACGGTCAATAAGGTCCAGATTACGGTGAACGGGTCGGCCAATGTGATGTACCGCAATGCGATTTCTCTTTCGACGCCTTTGGAGAGGGAGAAGAAGTATATTGTGGCTGAGAAATGA